From Micromonospora sp. NBC_01699, a single genomic window includes:
- a CDS encoding glycoside hydrolase family 9 protein, producing the protein MGAGPTTRPATAAPVAASGTAVAAPAYNYAEALQKSLYFYEAQQSGRLPDWNRVSWRGDSALTDGADAGLDLTGGWYDAGDHVKFGFPMAFSATMLAWGAVEYRDGYAASGQLPHLLNNLRYVNDYFIRAHPSANVLYGQVGKGDDDHKWWGPAEVMPMARPAYKIDASCGGADLAGETAAAMAASSIVFRPTDPTYADRLVSHARQLYTFADTVRRAYHECITDVTSYYRSWSGYQDELVWGAIWLHRATGEAAYLAKAEAEYDRLGTEPQSTTRLYKWTVAWDNKQFGTYILLANLTGRQKYVDDANRWLDYWTVGVNGEKVRTSPGGMAVLDTWGALRYAANTAFAALVYADRTTDTARKTRYHDFAVKQINYALGDNPRNSSYLIGFGANPPRNPHHRTAHGSWWDSQTVPVETRHVLYGALVGGPSAPNDAYTDSRGDYVMNEVATDYNAGFTSALVRLFSEYGGSPLASFPPTETPDIDELTVETTMMQNETRSTGIKAIVYNKSAFPARALKAATFRYYFRREGTSAIEVTSGYTQGCPSPTTARQASGDLWYVEVNCAGYTIAPAGQSAHRMEVQFKIGVPEGGTWNPANDPSYQATVGPNPNVPLYEGGVRVWGTEPGPTTPDTTAPTVPGTPVASAVTATGATLGWTPSTDTGGSGLAGYDVYREAGATDLLVGSPVGASLAVTGLTPATAYAFYVVARDGAGNRSTASAPVTFTTAPGGGDTTPPGTPGTPTASAITSTGLTLTWTPSSGGDLAGYRVYREAGATDVLVGSPVGTSLAVTGLTPATAYQFYVVGVDLAGNVSAASAPVSVTTLPSAPAGPCAVTYTTSDWSNGFTATVTIRNTGGTALTGWTLAFAYAAGQRVSQAWSATVTQTGTSVTATNLSYNGTLAPGASTSFGFNATHTGTNPRPTTFTVNGSPCTLS; encoded by the coding sequence CTGGGCGCCGGCCCGACCACCCGCCCCGCCACCGCCGCACCCGTAGCCGCGTCCGGTACGGCGGTCGCCGCGCCGGCGTACAACTACGCCGAGGCGTTGCAGAAGTCGCTGTACTTCTACGAGGCCCAGCAGAGCGGCCGGCTACCCGACTGGAACCGGGTCTCCTGGCGCGGCGACTCCGCGCTCACCGACGGCGCCGACGCCGGCCTGGACCTCACCGGCGGCTGGTACGACGCCGGCGACCACGTCAAGTTCGGCTTCCCGATGGCGTTCAGCGCCACCATGCTCGCCTGGGGCGCGGTCGAGTACCGCGACGGCTACGCCGCCTCCGGCCAGCTTCCGCACCTGCTCAACAATCTGCGGTACGTCAACGACTACTTCATCAGGGCACACCCGTCGGCGAACGTGCTCTACGGGCAGGTCGGCAAGGGCGACGACGACCACAAGTGGTGGGGACCGGCCGAGGTGATGCCGATGGCGCGGCCCGCGTACAAAATCGATGCTAGCTGTGGCGGCGCGGACCTGGCCGGGGAGACGGCCGCCGCGATGGCCGCCTCCTCGATCGTGTTCCGGCCCACCGACCCGACCTACGCCGACCGGCTGGTCAGCCACGCCCGCCAGCTCTACACCTTCGCCGACACCGTGCGCCGCGCCTATCACGAGTGCATCACCGACGTGACCAGCTACTACCGCTCGTGGAGCGGTTACCAGGACGAGTTGGTCTGGGGCGCGATCTGGCTGCACCGGGCCACCGGCGAGGCCGCCTACCTGGCCAAGGCCGAGGCCGAGTACGACCGCCTCGGCACCGAGCCGCAGTCCACCACCCGGCTCTACAAGTGGACCGTGGCCTGGGACAACAAGCAGTTCGGCACGTACATCCTGCTGGCCAACCTGACCGGCCGGCAGAAGTACGTCGACGACGCCAACCGCTGGCTCGACTACTGGACCGTCGGCGTCAACGGCGAGAAGGTGCGCACCTCACCAGGTGGGATGGCGGTGCTCGACACCTGGGGTGCGCTGCGCTACGCCGCCAACACCGCCTTCGCCGCCCTCGTCTACGCCGACCGGACCACCGACACCGCGCGCAAGACCCGCTACCACGACTTCGCGGTCAAGCAGATCAACTACGCGCTCGGCGACAACCCGCGCAACTCCAGCTATCTGATCGGCTTCGGCGCCAACCCGCCCCGCAATCCGCACCACCGCACCGCGCACGGCTCCTGGTGGGACAGCCAGACCGTACCGGTGGAAACCCGGCACGTGCTCTACGGCGCGCTCGTCGGCGGCCCGTCCGCGCCGAACGACGCCTACACCGACAGCCGGGGCGACTACGTGATGAACGAGGTCGCCACCGACTACAACGCCGGTTTCACGTCCGCGCTGGTCCGGCTCTTTTCCGAGTACGGCGGCAGCCCGCTCGCCAGCTTCCCGCCGACCGAGACACCGGACATCGACGAGCTGACCGTCGAGACCACGATGATGCAGAACGAGACCCGTTCCACCGGCATCAAGGCCATCGTCTACAACAAGTCCGCCTTCCCCGCCCGTGCCCTCAAGGCCGCCACGTTCCGCTACTACTTCCGCCGCGAGGGCACCAGCGCCATCGAGGTGACCAGCGGATACACCCAGGGCTGCCCGTCGCCCACCACCGCCCGCCAAGCCTCCGGCGACCTCTGGTACGTCGAGGTCAACTGTGCCGGTTACACGATCGCCCCGGCCGGTCAGTCGGCGCACCGGATGGAGGTGCAGTTCAAGATCGGCGTACCGGAGGGCGGAACCTGGAACCCGGCCAACGACCCGTCCTACCAGGCCACCGTCGGGCCGAACCCGAACGTCCCGCTCTACGAGGGTGGCGTACGGGTCTGGGGCACCGAGCCCGGCCCGACCACCCCGGACACCACCGCGCCGACCGTACCCGGCACCCCGGTCGCCTCGGCGGTCACCGCCACCGGCGCGACGCTGGGCTGGACCCCGTCCACCGACACCGGCGGCAGCGGCCTGGCCGGTTACGACGTCTACCGGGAGGCGGGTGCCACCGACCTGCTGGTCGGCTCACCGGTCGGCGCGTCGCTGGCGGTGACCGGGCTGACCCCGGCAACCGCGTACGCGTTCTACGTCGTCGCCCGTGACGGCGCCGGCAACCGGTCGACCGCCTCCGCCCCGGTCACGTTCACCACCGCCCCCGGCGGCGGCGACACCACCCCACCCGGTACGCCCGGCACCCCGACCGCCTCGGCGATCACCTCGACCGGCCTCACCCTGACCTGGACGCCCTCCTCGGGCGGGGACCTCGCCGGCTACCGCGTCTACCGGGAGGCGGGCGCCACCGACGTGCTGGTCGGCTCACCGGTCGGCACGTCGCTGGCGGTGACCGGGCTGACGCCGGCCACGGCGTACCAGTTCTACGTCGTCGGGGTGGACCTGGCCGGCAACGTCTCGGCCGCGTCGGCACCGGTCAGCGTGACCACACTGCCGAGCGCTCCGGCCGGGCCGTGCGCGGTCACCTACACCACCAGCGACTGGAGCAACGGCTTCACCGCCACCGTCACCATCCGCAACACCGGCGGCACCGCGCTCACCGGTTGGACGCTGGCGTTCGCGTACGCCGCCGGCCAACGGGTCAGCCAGGCATGGTCGGCCACCGTCACCCAGACCGGCACCTCGGTCACCGCGACCAACCTGTCCTACAACGGCACCCTGGCACCGGGCGCCTCCACCAGCTTCGGTTTCAACGCCACCCACACCGGCACCAACCCCCGCCCCACCACCTTCACCGTGAACGGCTCCCCCTGCACCCTGTCCTAA
- a CDS encoding amino acid-binding protein yields MLLRVRVTLPDRPGALGQVARTLGVAGADIVQVIVLERLGGRAVDDFTVVWPGASRVERLMAGLAAIPGVQVDGVWRAIGAPTSGGQDAELLAQVAGNPADGLATLVDAVPGLLAADWAAAAVVPADWASRRGSAFPGAPGGAPAVAYASWRAPSPLTLPEVTPLRARPLDGPVGTHYVAAPFGRAGLVLMVARVDAEGLSAAGFHITEVDRVAQLVRAAAVILGDRLDLVSAPPAAIRS; encoded by the coding sequence ATGCTGCTGAGGGTACGGGTGACCCTGCCAGACCGTCCGGGCGCGCTCGGACAGGTGGCCCGCACGCTGGGCGTGGCGGGTGCCGACATCGTCCAGGTGATCGTGTTGGAGCGGCTCGGTGGGCGAGCCGTCGACGACTTCACCGTGGTCTGGCCCGGTGCGTCCCGGGTCGAACGGCTGATGGCCGGGTTGGCGGCGATACCCGGCGTGCAGGTCGATGGCGTCTGGCGGGCGATCGGCGCGCCCACCAGCGGAGGCCAGGACGCCGAGTTGCTGGCCCAGGTCGCGGGAAACCCGGCCGACGGGCTGGCGACGCTGGTGGACGCCGTACCCGGTCTGTTGGCGGCGGACTGGGCGGCGGCTGCGGTGGTGCCGGCGGACTGGGCGTCTCGGCGGGGTTCGGCGTTCCCCGGGGCGCCCGGTGGGGCACCGGCGGTGGCGTACGCGAGTTGGCGTGCGCCGAGCCCGCTGACCCTGCCGGAGGTGACGCCACTTCGGGCCCGACCCCTGGACGGGCCGGTCGGCACGCACTACGTGGCGGCGCCGTTCGGCCGGGCCGGGCTGGTGCTCATGGTGGCTCGGGTGGATGCGGAGGGCCTGTCGGCGGCAGGTTTCCACATCACCGAGGTGGACCGGGTGGCGCAACTGGTCCGGGCCGCGGCGGTCATTCTCGGTGACCGGCTCGACCTGGTCAGTGCGCCCCCGGCGGCCATCCGTTCGTGA
- a CDS encoding GNAT family N-acetyltransferase yields MALWRIRATVDDRPGYLAVLTASLALRGVNILTVQVHTTEAGALDDFLVDAPERLTAADLVAAVERGRGRDCWVARSEARGLVDQPTRALGLASRLVRDPDALGEGLRALLGADAVTWRPAPGQSRPQAGLETMRLADPAGGSYEVLRTAPAFTPAEYARAQALVDLAANVVRRTAEQVTLVLPDGAELVVRPAGPEDLPAVLAMHGRCSARTRWQRYLGGADPTPDRLRRLLEPARGMTLLAVTGGVDGTPERVVAMANLVPEGAVAEVALLVEDGWQRRGLGGALMRRLVAYASRGGCAALVAHAYAENLGLLRVLHRVGRPEPVDTDGDLVTVTLPLNGAQPAVAPDGGVAPTTGRPAADPVDTSADSADEDPSGPAPVRSRAAGTA; encoded by the coding sequence ATGGCGCTGTGGCGGATCAGGGCGACGGTCGACGACCGGCCCGGCTACCTGGCGGTGTTGACCGCCAGTCTCGCGCTGCGCGGAGTCAACATCCTCACCGTGCAGGTACACACCACCGAGGCCGGCGCGCTCGACGATTTCCTGGTCGACGCACCGGAACGACTGACCGCGGCCGACCTGGTCGCCGCGGTGGAACGCGGACGCGGGCGGGACTGCTGGGTGGCGCGCAGCGAGGCGCGTGGCCTGGTCGACCAGCCGACCCGGGCGTTGGGACTGGCCAGCCGGCTGGTCCGGGACCCGGACGCGCTCGGCGAGGGATTGCGCGCCCTGCTCGGGGCCGATGCGGTCACCTGGCGCCCGGCCCCCGGACAGAGCCGTCCGCAGGCCGGACTGGAGACGATGCGACTGGCCGATCCGGCCGGTGGTTCCTACGAGGTGCTCCGTACGGCACCCGCCTTCACCCCCGCCGAGTACGCCCGCGCCCAGGCGCTGGTCGACCTCGCCGCGAACGTGGTACGCCGTACGGCGGAACAGGTCACCCTGGTCCTGCCGGACGGGGCGGAACTCGTCGTACGACCGGCGGGCCCCGAGGACCTGCCGGCGGTGCTGGCGATGCACGGGCGCTGCTCGGCCCGTACCCGCTGGCAGCGTTATCTGGGCGGGGCCGATCCGACCCCGGACCGGTTGCGCCGGCTGCTGGAACCGGCGCGGGGGATGACCCTGCTGGCCGTGACCGGCGGTGTCGACGGCACCCCGGAACGGGTGGTGGCGATGGCCAACCTGGTGCCCGAGGGTGCCGTGGCCGAGGTGGCGCTGCTGGTCGAGGACGGTTGGCAGCGGCGTGGGCTGGGCGGTGCACTGATGCGCCGGCTGGTCGCGTACGCGAGCCGGGGCGGGTGTGCGGCGCTGGTGGCACACGCGTACGCCGAGAACCTCGGCCTGCTCCGGGTGCTGCACCGGGTCGGCCGGCCGGAACCGGTCGACACCGATGGTGACCTGGTCACCGTCACCCTGCCGTTGAACGGCGCCCAACCGGCCGTCGCGCCGGACGGCGGCGTCGCCCCGACCACCGGGCGGCCTGCCGCCGACCCGGTCGACACCTCCGCCGATTCGGCGGACGAAGACCCCAGCGGCCCGGCTCCGGTGCGGAGCCGGGCCGCCGGAACAGCCTAA
- a CDS encoding RNA polymerase sigma factor — translation MEEEGQAAWFTRLYVQFHPRVLAYVSRRIISDQAHEVADETFLIAWRRRTQLPKSVLPWLLVTARNVMSEHVRRSHRQDAIAVELAKYVETTTQGGADVVAIERILVLTALTRLNDQDREALILTVWDDLSHTQAALVAGCSVPTFAVRVHRARRRLAAALEQLDATNTFGERNENAVRDDRKSLGRSSGGSLPATRRATSEHT, via the coding sequence ATGGAGGAAGAGGGACAGGCGGCTTGGTTCACGCGCCTCTACGTGCAGTTTCATCCACGAGTGCTGGCGTATGTCTCGCGACGAATCATTTCAGACCAGGCTCATGAGGTTGCCGATGAGACGTTCCTGATCGCCTGGCGAAGGCGCACACAGCTGCCAAAATCGGTTTTGCCCTGGCTGTTGGTGACTGCCAGGAACGTCATGAGCGAGCACGTGCGCCGAAGCCATCGTCAAGACGCGATTGCGGTTGAGCTAGCCAAATACGTTGAAACAACCACGCAAGGAGGGGCCGATGTTGTCGCGATCGAGCGCATCCTGGTGCTGACTGCGTTGACGAGGCTGAACGATCAGGATCGCGAAGCACTTATTCTCACAGTATGGGACGACTTGTCCCATACTCAGGCTGCCCTGGTGGCGGGTTGCTCTGTACCCACATTCGCAGTGCGGGTGCACCGAGCGCGTCGTCGTCTGGCGGCCGCGCTCGAACAACTTGACGCAACTAACACCTTTGGTGAACGGAATGAAAATGCCGTACGCGATGACAGGAAAAGCTTAGGCCGCAGTTCCGGTGGGTCTCTACCCGCTACCCGTCGGGCTACCAGTGAGCACACATGA
- a CDS encoding NAD-dependent epimerase/dehydratase family protein, with translation MNILVVGGSGLIGAHVVTVLRERGHTVSTVARTARPGVDHVLDVGSASIGELRPLLAGHDGVVYATRTDEQQPLPKPIYPVFRRDIVEPVVRLFTAARQEGLTRGVLMGSYYTYHDRLHPQWRLADRHTYIRCRLEQAREGRVAAGPELPVAVLELPFILGRAGDRLPNWAGPLDRWARSRAPLAVPVGGTAAASARSVADVAVDALERASGADIPVADENLTWHDMIARTAEAVGLPRRVRRLPAGTVRAFLRLGGLLAALGRKESGLDATHFADLLLAELFIEPTSGRSLDPAFHDTFPDTGSVETSAARS, from the coding sequence GTGAATATTCTCGTGGTGGGTGGAAGTGGACTGATCGGCGCCCATGTCGTGACCGTGCTGCGCGAGCGGGGTCACACGGTGAGCACGGTGGCGCGTACGGCCCGTCCGGGCGTCGACCACGTACTCGATGTCGGGTCCGCCTCGATCGGGGAACTGCGGCCGTTGCTCGCCGGCCACGACGGCGTCGTGTACGCGACCCGTACGGACGAGCAGCAGCCGCTACCCAAGCCGATCTACCCGGTGTTCCGGCGGGACATCGTCGAACCCGTGGTACGCCTGTTCACCGCCGCCCGCCAGGAGGGTCTCACCCGTGGGGTGCTGATGGGCTCGTACTACACGTACCACGATCGGCTGCACCCGCAGTGGCGGCTCGCGGACCGGCACACCTACATCCGGTGCCGGCTGGAGCAGGCCCGGGAGGGGCGGGTGGCCGCCGGCCCGGAGCTGCCGGTCGCCGTGCTGGAGCTGCCCTTCATCCTCGGCCGGGCCGGGGACCGGCTACCCAACTGGGCCGGTCCGCTGGACCGTTGGGCCCGGTCCCGGGCGCCCCTGGCCGTACCCGTCGGCGGGACCGCCGCGGCCTCGGCACGCAGCGTCGCCGATGTCGCGGTCGATGCCCTGGAGCGGGCCAGCGGTGCGGACATCCCGGTCGCCGACGAGAACCTCACCTGGCACGACATGATCGCCCGTACCGCCGAGGCGGTTGGCCTACCGCGCCGGGTGCGTCGGTTGCCGGCCGGCACCGTACGGGCGTTTCTGCGACTCGGTGGCCTGCTGGCGGCCCTCGGTCGCAAGGAGTCGGGCCTCGATGCGACCCATTTCGCCGACCTCCTGCTGGCCGAGCTGTTCATCGAGCCGACGAGTGGCCGGTCGCTGGACCCGGCGTTCCACGACACCTTTCCCGACACCGGTTCGGTCGAGACCAGCGCAGCCCGGTCGTAG
- a CDS encoding aldehyde dehydrogenase family protein: protein MALRLAHGTGWQETLARAVTTTPEAFDPATSDIVTLRNLVQGAWQSVGVPTPVRTPVDNTVLVNLSRLGAEPARAAVAFAAAEHREWAATPLAQRKARVTEALDELTVHRDLLALLLVWEIGKPWRLACADVDRALDGVRWYVEQIDRMLADGREPLTGPVSNIASWNYPMSVLVHAELVQLLAGNAVIAKTPSQGGAVCLTVAHALMRRAGLPATLVSGGGEELSEVLVRAPEIGAVAFVGGRSNGGKVAAALLDSDKRHFIEQEGLNAWGIWEFSQWDMLAKHLRKGFEYGKQRCTAYPRFVVQRDLVDGFLDMYLPVVRSVRFGHPLAVGDDRVDGDPLPELDFGPLISTAKADELRRKVEEAVRGGAIPLHRGKLDGAPFLDGQDTSAYVAPAVLLAPPGRSRLMHAEPFGPVDTIVVVDTEDELLAAMNASNGALVASLACDDEDEAAKLAVDLQAFKVGINRPRSRGDRDEPFGGRGASWKGAFVGGDLLVHAVTQGGPDQRLYGNFPDYNSYPAT, encoded by the coding sequence ATGGCACTACGCCTCGCCCACGGCACCGGGTGGCAGGAAACCCTCGCCCGCGCGGTCACCACCACCCCCGAAGCGTTCGACCCGGCGACATCCGACATCGTCACCCTGCGCAACCTGGTCCAGGGTGCCTGGCAGTCGGTCGGCGTACCGACGCCGGTCCGTACCCCGGTCGACAACACCGTGCTGGTCAACCTGTCCCGGTTGGGCGCCGAGCCGGCCCGCGCCGCGGTCGCGTTCGCCGCCGCCGAGCACCGCGAGTGGGCGGCCACCCCGCTGGCGCAACGGAAGGCCCGGGTCACCGAGGCGCTGGACGAGCTGACCGTCCACCGTGACCTGCTGGCCCTGCTGCTGGTCTGGGAGATCGGCAAGCCGTGGCGGCTGGCCTGCGCCGACGTCGACCGGGCGCTCGACGGCGTCCGCTGGTACGTCGAGCAGATCGACCGGATGCTCGCCGACGGGCGGGAGCCGCTCACCGGCCCGGTCAGCAACATCGCGAGCTGGAACTACCCGATGAGCGTGCTGGTCCACGCCGAGCTGGTGCAGTTGCTCGCCGGCAACGCGGTCATCGCCAAGACCCCGTCCCAGGGCGGCGCGGTCTGCCTGACCGTCGCGCACGCGCTGATGCGCCGGGCCGGACTGCCGGCCACCCTGGTCTCCGGCGGCGGCGAGGAACTGTCCGAGGTGCTGGTCCGGGCACCGGAGATCGGCGCGGTGGCCTTCGTCGGCGGCCGGTCCAACGGCGGCAAGGTCGCCGCCGCGCTGCTCGACTCCGACAAGCGACACTTCATCGAGCAGGAGGGGCTCAACGCGTGGGGCATCTGGGAGTTCTCCCAGTGGGACATGCTGGCCAAACACCTGAGAAAGGGCTTCGAGTACGGCAAGCAGCGGTGCACCGCGTACCCCCGGTTCGTGGTGCAGCGGGACCTGGTCGACGGGTTCCTCGACATGTACCTGCCGGTCGTCCGCTCCGTACGCTTCGGCCACCCGCTCGCCGTCGGTGACGACCGGGTCGACGGCGATCCCCTGCCGGAGCTGGACTTCGGTCCACTGATCAGCACCGCCAAGGCCGACGAGCTGCGCCGCAAGGTCGAAGAGGCGGTACGCGGCGGCGCGATCCCGCTGCACCGGGGCAAACTCGACGGGGCGCCGTTCCTCGACGGCCAGGACACCTCGGCGTACGTGGCACCGGCGGTGCTGCTCGCCCCGCCCGGCCGGTCCCGACTGATGCACGCCGAACCGTTCGGGCCGGTGGACACGATAGTGGTGGTCGACACCGAGGATGAGCTGCTGGCCGCGATGAACGCCTCCAACGGTGCGCTGGTGGCGAGTCTCGCCTGCGACGACGAGGACGAGGCGGCCAAGCTCGCGGTGGACCTCCAGGCGTTCAAGGTCGGCATCAACCGGCCCCGCTCACGGGGCGACCGGGACGAGCCGTTCGGTGGGCGCGGCGCCTCCTGGAAGGGCGCGTTCGTCGGCGGCGACCTGCTCGTGCACGCGGTCACCCAGGGCGGCCCCGACCAGCGGCTGTACGGCAACTTCCCCGACTACAACAGCTACCCCGCCACCTGA
- a CDS encoding helix-turn-helix domain-containing protein yields the protein MATDTIGARIKYWRLRRGGMTQTVLAGLAGLSQAYISQVERGRKTIERRATLIGIAAALQVTVADLLDQPGDPTDPIKAGAADTVPAIWAALIEIEEGERRTPNRIGEQLSAEIARTAELRDQANYAAMARELPALLLAAACHDDGGQALAQVGYQTSACLRHLGYRHLARVAAKVALVAAETSEDTAWIGAARFATTQSLPIEAASVASRVASRALVDLQGAAAAPDVRQMLGQLHLSAAFTSAVDGRADDASRHLAEADREASTLGDPIDGAGFNQACFGPTNVKLWEMSIAAELGEYGRVIEVARAIRPDPLRAVIRHQSYWLDLGRALAHSGRNDREALTAFMRAERAAPITFTLNPLAHDSVVAMVHRARDRSMSDDLRILARRVGVDVHA from the coding sequence GTGGCTACAGACACGATCGGCGCACGGATCAAATACTGGCGCCTGCGTCGCGGTGGGATGACCCAAACCGTGCTCGCCGGGCTCGCCGGGCTCTCCCAGGCTTACATCTCGCAAGTCGAACGTGGCCGGAAGACTATCGAACGGCGGGCCACCCTCATCGGGATCGCCGCCGCTCTACAGGTCACCGTCGCCGACCTGCTCGATCAGCCCGGCGACCCAACGGACCCCATCAAGGCTGGTGCTGCGGACACCGTACCGGCGATCTGGGCCGCCCTGATCGAGATCGAGGAAGGCGAGCGCCGCACCCCGAACCGGATCGGCGAGCAACTGAGCGCCGAAATCGCGCGGACTGCCGAGCTTCGGGACCAGGCGAACTATGCGGCCATGGCGCGGGAGCTACCGGCGCTACTGCTGGCCGCCGCCTGCCATGACGACGGAGGCCAGGCGCTGGCCCAGGTCGGTTACCAGACATCGGCGTGCCTGCGTCACCTCGGATACCGACACCTGGCGCGGGTCGCGGCGAAGGTTGCTTTGGTCGCTGCCGAAACCTCGGAAGATACTGCCTGGATCGGGGCGGCCAGGTTCGCCACCACCCAGTCGTTGCCGATTGAGGCGGCCAGCGTCGCTAGTCGGGTCGCCAGTCGGGCGCTCGTCGACCTCCAAGGCGCAGCAGCCGCGCCCGACGTACGGCAGATGCTTGGCCAGCTCCACCTCTCGGCGGCGTTCACCTCGGCGGTGGACGGCCGGGCCGATGACGCGAGTAGGCATCTCGCCGAGGCCGACCGGGAGGCGAGCACGCTCGGGGACCCAATCGACGGGGCAGGGTTCAACCAGGCGTGCTTCGGGCCGACGAACGTCAAGCTGTGGGAGATGTCGATCGCCGCCGAGCTGGGCGAGTACGGCCGGGTCATCGAGGTAGCACGAGCGATACGACCTGACCCGCTGCGCGCGGTGATCCGGCATCAGTCGTACTGGCTGGACCTCGGACGGGCACTCGCGCACTCGGGGCGCAACGACCGGGAGGCGTTGACCGCGTTCATGCGAGCGGAACGGGCGGCGCCAATTACGTTCACGCTGAACCCGCTCGCCCACGACTCGGTCGTAGCGATGGTGCACCGAGCCCGCGACCGGTCAATGTCGGACGACCTGCGCATCCTGGCCCGTCGTGTCGGCGTGGATGTGCACGCATAA
- a CDS encoding VOC family protein: MSRQIQVTFDAHDPRALSSFWRDALGYVHPGPPGVDLAGDADPLAAWDDYLDRVGVPQEQRNTRSAIEDPNGLGPRLFFQQVPEGKVAKNRVHLDVRAAPGLYGEERMAALEVECDRLVALGATRVRRDEPALPLSAGFIVLTDPEGNEFCLD; this comes from the coding sequence ATGAGCCGCCAAATCCAGGTCACCTTCGACGCCCACGACCCACGGGCGCTGTCGTCCTTCTGGCGCGACGCACTGGGCTACGTCCACCCCGGCCCGCCCGGCGTGGACCTGGCCGGGGACGCCGACCCGCTGGCCGCGTGGGACGACTATCTCGACCGGGTCGGGGTGCCGCAGGAGCAGCGCAACACGAGGTCGGCCATCGAGGACCCGAACGGGCTCGGTCCCCGGCTGTTCTTCCAGCAGGTGCCGGAGGGCAAGGTCGCCAAGAACCGCGTCCACCTCGACGTCCGTGCGGCACCCGGACTGTACGGCGAGGAGCGGATGGCCGCGCTGGAGGTCGAGTGCGATCGGCTCGTCGCACTGGGCGCGACGCGGGTACGTCGCGACGAGCCGGCCCTCCCGTTGAGCGCCGGCTTCATCGTGCTGACCGACCCCGAGGGCAACGAGTTCTGCCTGGACTGA
- a CDS encoding SDR family oxidoreductase has translation MSTPEQPLTGQVALVAGGTRGGGRGIAVQLGAAGATVYVTGRSSRAGRSELDRPETIEQTAEQVTAAGGTGIPVRVDHSQPDQVRALVEQITAEQDGRLDILVNSIWGGDPLTDWTNPIWQQDLDTGLRLLHQAVDTHIVTSRYALPLLVAGGRGLVVEVTDGNTARYRGSIFYDLAKSAVIRLAVAQAAELRPYGVTAVAITPGFLRSEAVLDYLGVTEANWRDAIAEDPHFARSETPAYLGRAVAALAADPDVLTMTGRALSTAALYPKYGFTDVDGTQPDFPAYWAEALEAEHGPLGTPL, from the coding sequence ATGAGCACTCCCGAACAGCCCTTGACCGGACAGGTTGCCCTGGTGGCGGGCGGCACCCGAGGCGGCGGGCGGGGCATCGCCGTACAACTCGGCGCGGCCGGCGCGACCGTCTACGTCACCGGACGCAGCAGCCGGGCCGGACGCTCGGAGTTGGACCGTCCGGAGACCATCGAGCAGACCGCCGAGCAGGTCACCGCCGCCGGCGGCACCGGCATCCCGGTGCGCGTCGACCACAGCCAGCCCGACCAGGTCCGGGCCCTGGTCGAGCAGATCACCGCCGAACAGGACGGCCGCCTCGACATCCTGGTCAACTCGATCTGGGGCGGTGACCCGCTGACCGACTGGACCAACCCCATCTGGCAGCAGGATCTCGACACCGGCCTGCGGCTGTTGCACCAGGCCGTCGACACCCACATCGTCACCAGTCGCTACGCGCTCCCGCTGCTGGTTGCCGGTGGCCGGGGGCTGGTGGTCGAGGTGACCGACGGCAACACCGCCCGCTACCGGGGCAGCATCTTCTACGACCTGGCCAAGTCCGCGGTCATCCGGCTGGCCGTCGCACAGGCGGCAGAACTGCGACCGTACGGGGTGACGGCGGTTGCCATCACGCCGGGCTTCCTGCGCTCGGAAGCCGTACTCGATTACCTCGGAGTGACCGAGGCGAACTGGCGGGACGCGATCGCCGAGGACCCGCACTTCGCCCGGTCGGAGACACCCGCGTACCTCGGTCGGGCGGTCGCCGCCCTCGCCGCCGACCCGGACGTACTCACCATGACCGGCCGCGCCCTCTCCACCGCCGCCCTCTACCCGAAGTACGGCTTCACCGACGTCGACGGCACCCAACCCGACTTCCCCGCCTACTGGGCCGAAGCCCTGGAAGCCGAACACGGCCCCCTGGGCACTCCCCTCTAG